A genomic stretch from Capricornis sumatraensis isolate serow.1 chromosome 4, serow.2, whole genome shotgun sequence includes:
- the KBTBD11 gene encoding kelch repeat and BTB domain-containing protein 11 — translation MESPVVPCVLYPGDGACGQAGGRGGAPEAPGEGSLQPPDAAEGEGAASPAQTPCSLSASLCFSSGDDSPPQSRASSAAEDAAASPPSCCSGRRVVERQWGVGSAGAASPEEPVSPEDSASPEEPAFPGERPPTEEPADPAPVPPGVGPEHGEPDLLIEVSGRRLRAHKAVLAARSDYFRARASRDVLRVQGVGWAALRLLLAYAYSGRMAGVRPDNVADVVAGARRLQLPCAAQRATDAVAPQLSLANCFEVLSAAKRQRLAELREAAYRFMSDHYLEVLREPAVFGRLSGAERDLLLRRRLRAGRTRLLAAALGPAGDRAGSRPQSPSGDAEGRGEAAVYCFHEAAGEWRELTRLPEGAPARGCGLCVLYNYLFVAGGVGPAGPDGRARPSDRVFCYNPAIDRWSTVRPLLQARSQLQLLALDGHLYAVGGECLLSVERYDPRADRWAAVAPLPRGAFAVAHEATTCNGEIYVSGGSLFYRLLKYDPRRDEWQECPCSSSRERSADMVALDGFIYRFDLCGARGDAPAAVPAGGVSVLRYHCLAKQWSRCASHLRPPGAPSGLQPFRCAALEGTIYCVSRAGTWRFVPPGEGEPGAGDAGPEGSFELQSLQTPADARGLLFPFVLNLPEERPDRGEEGAV, via the coding sequence ATGGAGAGCCCAGTGGTCCCCTGCGTCCTCTACCCGGGCGACGGGGCGTGCGGCCAGGCCGGGGGCCGGGGCGGCGCTCCCGAGGCTCCGGGAGAGGGCAGCCTGCAGCCGCCGGACGCGGCCGAGGGGGAGGGCGCGGCGTCCCCGGCGCAGACACCCTGCAGCCTCAGCGCGTCCCTGTGCTTCAGCTCCGGGGACGACTCCCCGCCGCAGTCTCGCGCCTCCTCCGCGGCGGAGGACGCAGCGGCCTCACCGCCCTCGTGTTGCAGCGGCCGGCGGGTGGTGGAGAGGCAGTGGGGCGTCGGCAGCGCGGGCGCCGCGTCCCCGGAGGAGCCAGTGTCCCCAGAAGACTCCGCATCGCCCGAGGAGCCCGCGTTCCCCGGGGAGCGCCCGCCGACCGAGGAGCCCGCGGACCCCGCGCCCGTGCCGCCCGGCGTCGGCCCGGAGCACGGCGAGCCCGACTTGCTCATTGAGGTCTCGGGCCGCCGGCTGCGGGCGCACAAGGCGGTGCTGGCGGCGCGCAGCGACTACTTCCGCGCGCGCGCGTCCCGGGACGTGCTGCGGGTGCAGGGCGTGGGCTGGGCGGcgctgcggctgctgctggccTACGCGTACAGCGGGCGCATGGCGGGAGTGCGCCCCGACAACGTGGCCGACGTGGTGGCCGGCGCGCGCCGCCTGCAGCTGCCCTGCGCCGCGCAGCGCGCCACCGACGCCGTGGCGCCGCAGCTGAGCCTGGCCAACTGCTTCGAGGTGCTGAGCGCGGCCAAGCGGCAGCGGCTGGCCGAGCTGCGCGAGGCCGCCTACCGTTTCATGAGCGACCATTACCTGGAGGTGCTGCGCGAGCCCGCCGTCTTCGGGCGCCTGTCGGGGGCCGAGCGCGACCTGCTGCTGCGCCGCCGCCTACGCGCCGGCCGCACCCGCCTGCTGGCTGCCGCTCTCGGGCCGGCCGGGGACCGCGCGGGCAGCCGGCCGCAGAGCCCGTCAGGGGATGCGGAGGGCCGCGGCGAGGCCGCCGTCTACTGCTTCCACGAGGCGGCCGGCGAGTGGCGCGAGCTGACACGGCTGCCGGAGGGCGCGCCGGCGCGGGGCTGCGGCCTCTGCGTGCTGTACAACTACCTCTTCGTGGCCGGAGGCGTGGGGCCCGCGGGCCCCGATGGCCGCGCCAGGCCCTCCGACCGGGTCTTCTGCTACAACCCGGCCATTGATCGCTGGAGCACCGTGCGGCCGCTGCTCCAGGCGCGCTCGCAGCTGCAACTGCTGGCGCTGGACGGCCACCTGTACGCCGTGGGCGGCGAGTGCCTGCTCAGCGTGGAGCGCTACGACCCGCGCGCCGACCGCTGGGCCGCCGTGGCCCCGCTGCCCCGGGGCGCCTTCGCCGTGGCCCACGAGGCCACCACGTGCAACGGCGAGATCTACGTGTCCGGGGGCTCACTTTTCTACCGCCTGCTCAAGTACGACCCGCGGCGCGACGAGTGGCAGGAGTGCCCGTGCAGCAGCAGCCGCGAGCGCTCGGCCGACATGGTGGCCCTGGACGGCTTCATCTACCGCTTCGACCTGTGTGGGGCCCGCGGTGACGCGCCGGCGGCCGTGCCGGCTGGGGGCGTCAGTGTGCTCCGCTACCACTGCCTGGCCAAGCAGTGGAGCCGCTGCGCCTCGCACCTGCGGCCCCCGGGCGCGCCCTCGGGCCTGCAGCCCTTCCGCTGCGCCGCGCTGGAGGGCACCATCTACTGCGTGAGCCGCGCGGGCACCTGGCGCTTCGTGCCGCCGGGTGAGGGCGAGCCCGGCGCCGGCGACGCGGGCCCCGAAGGCAGCTTTGAGCTCCAGTCGCTGCAGACCCCGGCGGACGCCCGGGGCCTGCTCTTCCCCTTCGTGCTCAACTTGCCGGAGGAGAGGCCGGACCGAGGGGAGGAGGGCGCTGTATAG